The genomic segment AAGATTCCGACACTTCGAAAATACAGGAAAGCAACAGTGTCGTTCTAGCTAACACAAGGTTCTGTTATCCAGCAAAGCCTGACAGCTCACGACACGTATTTTACCTAAATAACCTAAACGAATCGACAGTACTCCCCCCTCAAAGAAATGGTAATAtcataaattaaacttttttgaGAAACACTGAGCATATATAGGTTGAACCTACACTAATGAACTAGCATACTGACTAGCTAAAGCATACTCTCGCTATCGCTAACTTACTACTGTACTGTACTAGCTAAACCGTACGGCGTAAATAGTCAATGAGTGAtggggttttgtttgtttgttttagcacAACTGCAATCTTGTTGACTGTATAACTTTAGTATATCGTATTGTTTAACTTTCCCTGCCTCAGTCACTTATTCTAACTATCTGCACAGATTGCAGAGCTGTCAAAGCCCTCTGTGTATATGAAAGACCCTCAGAGGGTACAGAAGACTATGGAGTCTATGCTGAAGGCTGGGTCCAATACCCTGCAGGTATCTTCTCTAACAGCCATAATTAAAGCGATCAAGCTGATAAGAAAACATATTATAGGCTTGATATAATATTCTTGATTTATCCAGGTCATCTCAGATTTTGATATGACCCTAACAAGATTTTCATTCAACGGAAAACGGTGCCCAACCTGTCACAGTAAGTGCATTCTCATATTAGTTTCTCTTAAAAGTTGTCATTCCCCTTCACCctttgttagaaaaaaaaaaaaaaaactttgaatgCGGTTGTCTCCAGTTGCTGATTATTTATGGACCTCTCTGCCTTAAGCATTGTCTTTACCAAGTGCTGCTTTATTGGGCCGAGATGATGTGATTCACTGAGCTACTGCAGGACGTTTAACTCCTTAATCTTGATCAATGGGGTTCATGAGCTGCTTTTATCTGCTGTTACATCATCAATAAACACCAGTGGCCCAAAGCCACTGGAAGCCATTCATGCCCATCTCACTGCCTGCAAGTGTTTTGCAGATGATATTGTATGCTTAAAATGATGCTCTGTCTCATCTAATTTTTCTACTACAGGTTAATCTTAATTTCCAAATAACGTAATTTCAGATCATGCCACACTTTAATCTGGAGTCTATTCCAGAAATTTTCCCCCTGTAacttataaagaaataaaacaaatgtaaacatcactattattatttaagtgaaacattttgttgtaaacagTTAGAATTAACAAACAGTGTCCGGGTTtacatatttgttgtttttgactTAATGTTGTGCAGCTTGTCATTGTGCATTTTAATTGCAGATATTCTTGACAACAGCAAAGTCATCTCAGACGACTGCAAACAAAAGGTAGGGAAGATACTTTTTAACAGAAGCAGGTTTTGTATCAGTTGGGTTGTTTTCTTTAACTACCATGCATCCTTGGTGAGCCAATCACAAGTAGACATCTCTATGCACGTCTTTTAACACCTGGCGTTAACCGTCACATATGTTTTAATTGGCCAGTCTTAATCAGATCTCAGTTTTATGCTctgtatgtaaataaatatgtaactTATGTCACATAGTTAAGTAACAAATAGCTAATCAACACATTTGATtatgtttcattaaattcaCGGACGCATTCACTGGCCTGAACTATATCATTCTTacttaaagacatttaaaatttgcCTGAGTCACATTTATTGCAAAATTATTGATGAACATTTCAATAAGTTTAGTTATGTAACAAATACAATATCATTTTGTGATCTTAAGGCACTTGTTGTCTGAATATTGCTGTTTTTTCACTGAAAGTTTAACACCCTATCTGTTGTCTATACAACTCCCCCGTATAAACAGGTGCTGTGGATAGGTAGATGTACTGCTTAGTAGCATTTTCAAGCCCCCAAAAGTAATTTCTTAAACGTATTCCCAGAGATTGCATCATTTCAAATGAGCAGGCGTTTGtaccttcattttttattattttattgttattctcTCTAATTGGGTTGATTCACATAAAAGCGTTATCGTTCCTGTAACAAACAGTATATGGATCCTATTTAGGGCAAGGCCCTCTAAACCACTAACAGGAAACTCCACTgcttaatctcattgtatatgtgtataatgacaataaaaggcattctattcatCTGTTTTGTCGGGTCATGTCAAGGTCAGCATATGGGCCTTCTGTGTGGCACAGGGCACGTTCCACTCAGACTGAACTACTACATAAATGTGAACAAAAGTGTCCTAAGTAATTAGATGTGAATATATCCTTATGTGTCCTGACTGCACTCAGACATCTACTAAGTGCTCTTCACTTGTGATTGGATCAGTCAAGATGCATGCTAACACCAGGTCGAAACAGAACTGGGTCACTGATTAATCTGCTGCAACACTAGATGTTGTTGCAGAAAGTGGAAATGGATAAAGCATGTGCCTCCGAGTTGTTTCATATTATTTAGCTAAGCAGAACTTACATTGGCACACTGAGCAGTGGCAGTGACGTGTGTGCATTGATACATACATTATAACTAATACAAACTTACTCAGGTTTTAAATTCAGGGCACAGATTGTCTGAAAACAATCAGAGTTTACAGTTTACAGAGTTTTCCTCTATGTGGAAGTCACAGTTAAAATGTGAGAGAGTGATGCATTTTCCATTTTAtagatttaacatttgtatttgtgagTTTTCAGACAGTATCTCGTGTATTTTTGTGACAAAATCAGTGATTTAGCAATTGTCCTGCACCGACCCTGTCTGCCATCTAGTGAATAACCAGAGAAATGGAAACATTCAGAAAGTAAACATAACCATGATCACACTGGACTAAGTTAGTTAGTTTTAAGAATATTGTTCTGTCTTCCCCAGCTGGATGAGCTTCTTAAGACTTACTACCCAATAGAGATTGACACTTCACTGTCTGTAGAGCAAAAGCTACCTTTAATGGTGGACTGGTGAGTATCCCTCACAAATTATGTTCACTACTGCTTTGGGTTACTAATTTTGAGAAGCATTCATTTGCTTCACTGTGTGGAAAGACTATGCTGCTCTTATATCTCACAGGTGGACCAAAGCTCATGAGCTCCTGGTGGAGCAGAAGATCAGGAAAGACCTGCTGGCCACAGCAGTGCACGAGTCTGAAGCCAAACTGAGGTCAGTACATATCAAAGCTggagtttttgttttagttttaagtgTTGAGAGCATTTTGTCATGTGATACTTGAATAATGAGTGAATGCTTAAACAGGGATGGCTACCAGCTCTTCTTTGACCACCTGCACCAGCACAGCATCCCTCTGCTCATCTTCTCTGCTGGAATAGGAGACATCCTGGAGGAGGTGATCAGGCAGAATGGCGTCTTCCATCCCAATGTCAACGTCTTCTCCAACTACATGGACTTTGATGAATCTGTGAGTTCCTAACTCCAAAAACTATGATTTTATCACACTAGCAGGGAGTGAAATAATAActggactcttttttttttgacagggGGTGTTGAAGGCTTTCAAGGGAGAGTTGATTCATATCTACAATAAAAGGGAAGGTGCGCTGCTCAACACAGGCCATTTCCAGGAGCTACGGACACGGCCCAATGTCCTGTTGATGGGAGACTCTCTTGGGGATCTGGCCATGGCTGATGGAGTTCAGAATATGGAAAACATCCTCAAGATTGGGTTCCTTAATgataaggtaaaaaaaaacagaaaaaaaacaaacacgtaTTCCGTTACTCGTTATTGTTGCGTAAGAAAATTTATGGCTCTCATTTTCTCCTTAGATTGAAGAAAGGAAGCAGTCGTACTTGGACTCATATGACATTGTGTTAGTAGAGGATGAAACCTTGGATGTTCCTAATGCTGTTCTCCTCTATCTCACTGGCAACAAGTGAGCTGCTGATTCTCCACTGGTCACGCCACACTCCAGGACCTTCAGCCAATGAGACTCCTTTTCAGACCGTGCCAGTGGGATTCTGTATTAATGACCAGCTAGGAATGTAACatgattattttctattttactaAAACCTACACACATCTGGGTCTTTCGGCacattttgtgattttctaaGTCCAGTTCAAAGCCACAGCTAACTCCCAACATCATCACCCCTATAATATGTGTCCATTAGCCAAAGTGGCTTCGGACCACACTGAATTTTGTGGAAATATGTATTAACCAACACCAAGTTAAAATTTATATGTGATCATTGCTGTTCCTTTTAATGTCTGATTGGTTTCTGTAAGATGCCGAGATGGCAAAGAAAAACGCacaatgcttttattttaaaagcacttTCGAGTCTCTTTCTGTACAATGAAGCTCCTCTCTAGTGTCATCTGATAcctaaaacacatttcagctatTGTTTCTCTTGTGTTACACCACTGTATTAATATTCTCAACTATGACAGCTGTTCGTATTTCtagggaaacagaaaaattttaAGAGGCTATAATATTTGTAAGGACTGCTACCTCAGATGTGTGAaggttttacaaaaaaatatagaattatttttgtcattaaaataagTTATATGGTCACCAAGTGTCACTTTCTACACTGCAGCAAAGGTTTTAATAaacctctttttgtttttttccatcctaTTTTTgacaggattttctttttgttcaaatTCAGGTTCACCTCATATGTCCCAGTTTCTTTGATTATAAAATGTGGGTTTCATATGTGTGTTATTAAACTCTGCCTgaccattttaaaaaggttgtgtttgtacagaatgaatgaaaaggaggttttattactttttattataaaagttTGTTTCATCACAAAGAATTACATCTTTTTCTGAAATAGAACATACTTTACAACCAGTGGTTTTTAGGAAGTTTAGAGGCAAAACATGGACTACCTTAAGCAGTCATTTGGCTTTTTTATAGATGGATCATTAAGGAAGCTGAAGCCCAAATGCTTTGCaatgttattttatatgattGTGGAAACTTCCTGTTCGGCATATACTCGTACCATGATGAAAACGGATGCTTCCATTTACTGTTTACTGCATGTGGATTTTCCATTCTTGCCATTTTCACATTTCCCACaagcaaaactgaaataactgcatagatttaaacaaaaaagacatgttTAATGATTTATAGAAAACATGCTCTCCCTGTAATGTGTCTGTAGATGTGAAATGGTGTTGAATTCAGCACCAACCTTAAAAAAGGCTCAACAACttctgaaacattttcagaataATACCAAGACAGTTGCCAGAATGGCAACATAACTACAACATGTGTTTGCCCGTTCATTCtcatgtaaacatacatttCCTTCATAACTCATCTCGTCTCATTTGTTTAGAGTCCTCCTCCACCTTTACTTTCAGTTCATCTTCCACAATCCTTCCATCtctgttctggtcctggtgaTCAAACATGTCCTTAATAATGCTCTCAGCATCGACCCCTGGCCGAAGTCGACCTTTACCTCCTTTAACTTGAAGCCTTATAAAGTtagaaaactgaagaaaaaaaagagacaggcAGAGCATTTTACTGCTTTCTTTCACCCTCCTTCCCCTAAAATACTAACTTTAGCAGAATAATTAGAGCAGACCTTCGTTGTCTACGTACCTCCTCTAGAGGGACCTCTTTGTCTCCATTGAGGTCCATAGCAACAAAGAGAGGGTCGGGGGCGTCTCCAAGCCACACAAACATGTAACCTTCAGGCACACCTTTCTGCAACTCCACCAACTCCAGTTCAAAGAAGAGCACAGCACTCCTGGGAACTGCTCCAGCTGGAGGAATCCGTACAGAGGGgacaaaatattaatgaaaCACAGGCAAACAGGAAATTAGGTGCATCTGAACATGTCAAAGAGCTGACCTCCATTTTCACCATGTGCCAAGTGGGGAGGAATGACCACTTCTCTCCTCTCACCCACACACATGCCCCCCAAACCTTCTTCTAGACCCAAGATCACCTTACTGGCTCCTAGAGTTGTGATTGAGGGTGAATCAAATTGGTCCCTGCAATGCAACACTTAGACTGTTATCACTTTTAATAAAGGAAATTTAGATTTTCAAGCTTAGAGAAAACCAGCCTTGTACCAAAACCTTAAGCCATGCAAGCATACGtgctgttgccatggatacATAAATGGTTATGCATCTAGTTCCAAAGCCCAGTGAAATCTGTCAGACAAGAAGCCAGCAATGATTACATGCATGAAGTTGGAGGATGCAGTGTAGCAGAGTGAACAGCAGAGGGCGCTCACGAGGAGTACAGGAGGGTCCCATCCATCAAGGAGcagttgtagcgatactgaagcAAATCGTCAGCTTCACTGGTCATATTACATTCCTGAGGTCTTTGGGTGACTTTAATCTCGACTGCATCTTTGGGATTGTGGAAGTCAATGACGTAAATGTCAAAGACCAGCACAGCAGAGCCAGGAATGAGGTCTCCTGCAACCAGAGgggaaaataaacacacagcatTACAAACATAAACAAGTACTTGTGGTCTATTGCTTCATTTAAGTGTTTGAAATTACATACATCAAACTCACCAACTCCTTCTTCACCATAAGCCAAATGAGGAGGAATTGTGATCCTCCTTTTCTCTCCAATGCACAAGCCCTGCAGAGCTTTGTCCATCCCTCTAATCACATATCCCATGCCAACATACGTGTTATAGGTGCTGTTTCGCTGATAGCTGTTAAAGGAAGAGTGACACCGAGAGCTcagaataaatatgttttatttactgtctAAACATGAAAAGCTTTACGTTTACCTCGAATCGAAGGCTGTGCCATCCTGGAAGGTCCCGTTGTAGTGGTAGCGGATGTAATCTCCAGTCACCGTCCTACGAGTGCAGCCTTTAGGCACCTCCTTCACCTCAACAATCAGATCATCTTTAGGGTTAAAAACATCAACCATCAGCACCTCGAACACCAGTGTGGCCTGAGGGGGGACAGTGGCTCCTGTTGGGACAAAAGCATGTTAATCTATAATAAGAATTTAACGCAACATAGAAGATTCAGCAACTCAACAGAAGCAAAAAttatacttttcttttactgagATTAGTAATCAATATTTATTTCAACCAATTAAAAAATCCTCCTCACTCACAGTTGTAGAAACAAAAGCTGAGACACTGAGGTTAAACAAGTAGGAGGTTGTATAATTTAGAAGAGATTCACTCACTTTCCTGCAACCAGCCATAGCAACTGTGACTGCACACAGCTCTCACATATAAAAGTATGCAAACTCTTGGTACACAGTTACCTATGACCAACACTCTTGACATTGTCAAGCATTATCACActaaatttaaataatgcaaatgTGGAGCTGACATATTGTGTCCACACTATGATAAGCAGATCTCCAACATATGAAAGCAATGGGGCATCATTGTACAATATTACTATCTTAACATCGTCTACTTTACAGAAAACCCAGTGAGTTTGTctcttttctggcagttttCTCATTTCAGTCTTATATGAAACTTGCAGAGACAGAAAATCCTGCAGAATGTTTGCAATCCTTACAGATAACTTCCAACAGTACCTTTCTGCACatctatattatatatatgtatatacaagAAGCATAGATTCTAAAGCAGAGAATTACCACAGATTTCCAGAATCAATCTAATTTTGATATAAAATGTCACCTGtcaattaaattaagttaaaaaaggGGGTGAATCTGTGCGCACACTTACAGGAAGTGGTAAATATACAAATAGATTGGTGTCAGGattttaattaatcaatttTAAAAGACTTTATCTCTCAAACAATGCTACAGAAACACTCCATGGCATTAAGAATGAAAAATATGGATctataaaataattcaaaaccATACAAAAATATGaaccatccattcattcagTCAATTTCCTTACTGATATGCTCAATTacgggtcgcggggaagctggagcctatcccagcaattaataggtgaaaggcagggtacaccctggtcaccagtccattgcagaaTATGGACAATTATAGCTGAGAAATATATTAGAATTCTTAAATTATCCTAAGTGGGTTTATCTTGCATATAAGTCTGTACCATGGCCGTTCTCTCCATATGCCAGGAAGGGTGGGATGATAACGATCCGTCTCTCTCCAACACACATTGCCAGAAGACCCTCATCCAAGCCTTTGATGAGGTCGCCTTGTCCCAGGTAGGTATCATAGGTTGTATTTTTTGAATAACTGagtaaacacagttttaaatttCATGTAAGAGACAGAAACAGGGAGGAGATGCTTATACAAGACAGAAGTGGGCTACACTGCAGCTTCACCTGGAATCAAAGGCTTCACCAGACAGCAGGGAGCCATTATAGTGGTAACGGACAAAATCTGTTGCTGCTGTGGTGCGACTGCAGCCTGCTGGCTTGCTGAGCGTGCGGATCTGGACTTTGTCCTCTGTGCTCCATATGTCCAGTAGGAGGACATCATACACCAGGACAGCGTCTGGAGGAATTATTCCACCTGTGGGATCAGCAGCACAGGTTGGTACAAAACTATGCTCGTGTAGTCACCAGCAAAGTGCTGCGAGTATGGTGTTGTAGCTCTGCACCTGTTCCGATGCTTCCATATGCCAGGTGTGGAGGGACTGTGATCCTCCTGCGCTCATTGACACACATGCCCTGAAGACCCCGGTCCATCCCTGTGATGAGTCTGCCCAGTCCTACCTGGCTGATGAAGGCTTTGCCTCGGTCATGACTGCAGAAGCAGGAAGTTGGATGACAGAAATGTATAGGCAGCAACGTGAAATTAGTTACAGTTTGAGAATATGACACTTTAATATGTAAATCAAACtatctccatggcaacaagcATCAAAATGTGTCTAATGGCTCACCTATGGTTGTGGAAACTAAATCACTGCAAAAACAGAACTGAGAAACACTGAGACAATGGTCTTGGTAGGGATACGTCTAATTACACTGTTAGGTTGACACGTTTGCAGTTATATCAGCAGCAGAAAACTCTTGGTGAGccaaacctccatcaggaaaaTGGCTGTAGGATTAGGACAGACTTTTTTAACATCATGTCCGTCAATCAGAACAAACACTACATGGTGCTGATGTTACTGAAGCGTCTGTTAGGTCACAAAATCACAAACAACTGGCATTAGCTGGCTCATTTAAAGCTCTGAGTTTTGCATTTCATAGAAAATTCACCTGGAGTCAAACTTCTTCCCGTCGTCATAGAAGGTACCGTTAAAGTGATAACGAATAAAATCTTCTGTTCGCACTTCTCGGGGACAAACTTTGGGAATGTCGTAGCGATCCACAACAACATCCACCAACGGCCCAGGGCTGCAAATTACTACATGGAAGAAAAGCAACAGCTCGAAGGAGTTTGATAAATCCATCCGGAAACCAGGCAGCCAGCAGGACAGGGAGAGAGAGACCAGCAGAAGCCAGCCAGCACGATGATGTGGTTCATGAAGTGGAAAGGAGAGAAAGTGATGCACCGCAACAAGTCTGGAAGGGTCCAGCTGTGAAGAAGACTGGGAAAAATACTTCAACTTCCGGTCTGGGATTTCTAAATAACAGCCCATCTATGGacgaaataaaataaaataaaatattggtacattttaaattaaatttggcaTCTTACCAGCCTATGTCAGGGATTTTGCTAAATttactagaataaaagaaacttCCAATtctaaaatgtgattttatacCACGCGACAATGAAAAAAGGAATTTACTGCAAAGACATTGTCAAGTAAGCTACATTGTTATATATATCTAGCCTTTTATCATATGAAATCAGTAATTAAACCAGATTCATGACTAGAAACGTTTTACATGGTCTTGTGGGATGCACTTATAACTATTTCAACTTCTTAGGCTCCTTCTGTAAAGCTTGAAGATGTCCTGACACTCCTCTCTTTACATACCATTATGCTTTTTTCAGAACGTGCTTGAAAGAAACCTGACCACATTAATGTATCGTTAACTGTAAGAGAAAGTGAATGAATTTGGTTAATTTAGCCCAACAAACATACAAACCGACAAAATCCTCCTGATGTCATACATTTTACTTAAAAGgcgatgatttttttttaaatcaaaagcaTTTATGTGAAACTTGTTTCATATTGTTAACTCCATCTGaccttgaaaaaataaatttaatgaaattaaatctctgtgaccctgaattggaataagtggtatagaaagtgaatgaatgaatgaatgaatgctgtAATATTGGTACCCTTATTAGAtgtggataaataaaaaaaatcttcagatAAACTGAGAAGACAAAGCAAAATATGgtacacaaaaaagaaaacttttcagCAGCACtaattgctttttaaaataaatcaaaataatacCAAGGTTAGAGAGCTTAAGTTATCCAGTCTGAGAATGAAATGCTCCTTACATACGATGTTTTAGGGGCTCTTTTCAGTCCAAAGTTTGACGTGAAAAGATAAACATTGAATTTtgattttgtgcttttattgtaACTGCGTAACCAACTTAACTTCCGGTCTCGTTCCACCTCCACGTTGCTTACTTGAATCTTTTTGGTCGTGTGCTCCCGAACATAGGAGGAGTGGCCCCTGGCCCCCACCCACTGTTTAATGGAATTCTGCAAACGTGTAAAGCCTGGCTCAGAGACCTGGCTCATGTTTTCATCCAAGAGCCACAAAATGCGAAATAATTAGCCTACTTGGCATCAAACACTATAGTGACAATCAGATTGGGttgttttttattcaataaatattataaaagtTTTCAGATATGAACATAATCACTTTTGAACACATCTGTCTCTCGAGGAAGCGTTAAGATATTATCCTCTGGGTCCTAATAGCCATCCCACCAGCACAATCTTCTTGCAGGGCATCAAAAGTTAAACCTGTATTGAAGGCATCACATATTGCAGACTCTGAGTCTAAGTAGAAATAATATTATTGCCTATAAAAGTTGTCACATTGAAATGATTAGTAagtacaactttatttatttagcacctttcaagatcagaaagtgctttacaagagTCAACTAtgcaaaaaaattaataaaagaatatttaaaaatattaataacttAATGCCTTATATATTTAAATCCAAACGTAATAAAGATAGTAGCCTATCTATTGGACCCCTTCCTCTTTGGAAGTCCAAAGTGTGACGTCTATGTCAAGTACACCAAAGTTACAACAATTCTTACCGGAAATGCAGTACTataccttcataataatgatCAAGGGCGTATTAGTTACAGGGCTTCAAATACAAATATCCAGCCCTTTAGATTGATTAGTTTACACTCTATATTTGAAACTTACATTGAATAGAACAAGAAATCTCAAAATCTCCATGACACCTTGAAGTTTATCTCTCGGAAAATACTTTACTTTGACAGTCAGCCACATAACCGTGTTTTCAGCATCAATTTCTACAGATTTCCCAGCCTGTATACGTGCGGTCGGACATGAGCAATCCCTGCTAAAAGAAAGGGGAGGGAGTCTCCTGATCCATTCAAAATAAGGACAGACTCCCGTCGCAGCCGGCGGAGGTAATGATGCTCCTGAGAAGCTTGTACCTGGCCTTTCTCATTCTCGCCCTGGTGGAGGCTCAGTATGAGAAATACAGCTTTAAAAGTTTCCCTCAGAAAGACATCATGCCGCTGGAGTCCGCGTACGGCTACGCGCTGGAGCAGTACTCGGCCCAGAACTGGGCAGAGAGCGTCAAGTACCTGGAGCTGAGCCTGCGCCTCCACCGGCTGCTGCGGGACAGCGAGGAGTTCTGCAGCCGCAACTGTAGTTTCGTCAGTCGGGAAAACGACACCCTGTTTCCCGACAGCAGCCTACGCGTCGTGCGCCATATCCTGATGAGGGCTGCATGCCTTAAAAAGTGCAAGGCAGATTTTCCTGTGTTTAAACTTTCGCACCCGCGAAGAGACTTACTGGAAACATTTGACGAAAGGATACCGTATCGGTACATTCAGTATGCATACTACCAGGTGAGAGCAAAGCTTTTGATATGTTGTAAGTTGCGCCAGATTGTGGCACCATAGATGCGGGCCTTGAAGTTACGGTCATACC from the Melanotaenia boesemani isolate fMelBoe1 chromosome 2, fMelBoe1.pri, whole genome shotgun sequence genome contains:
- the LOC121631837 gene encoding cytosolic 5'-nucleotidase 3-like, giving the protein MIAELSKPSVYMKDPQRVQKTMESMLKAGSNTLQVISDFDMTLTRFSFNGKRCPTCHNILDNSKVISDDCKQKLDELLKTYYPIEIDTSLSVEQKLPLMVDWWTKAHELLVEQKIRKDLLATAVHESEAKLRDGYQLFFDHLHQHSIPLLIFSAGIGDILEEVIRQNGVFHPNVNVFSNYMDFDESGVLKAFKGELIHIYNKREGALLNTGHFQELRTRPNVLLMGDSLGDLAMADGVQNMENILKIGFLNDKIEERKQSYLDSYDIVLVEDETLDVPNAVLLYLTGNK
- the fkbp10a gene encoding peptidyl-prolyl cis-trans isomerase FKBP10 isoform X1, producing MDLSNSFELLLFFHVVICSPGPLVDVVVDRYDIPKVCPREVRTEDFIRYHFNGTFYDDGKKFDSSHDRGKAFISQVGLGRLITGMDRGLQGMCVNERRRITVPPHLAYGSIGTGGIIPPDAVLVYDVLLLDIWSTEDKVQIRTLSKPAGCSRTTAATDFVRYHYNGSLLSGEAFDSSYSKNTTYDTYLGQGDLIKGLDEGLLAMCVGERRIVIIPPFLAYGENGHGATVPPQATLVFEVLMVDVFNPKDDLIVEVKEVPKGCTRRTVTGDYIRYHYNGTFQDGTAFDSSYQRNSTYNTYVGMGYVIRGMDKALQGLCIGEKRRITIPPHLAYGEEGVGDLIPGSAVLVFDIYVIDFHNPKDAVEIKVTQRPQECNMTSEADDLLQYRYNCSLMDGTLLYSSDQFDSPSITTLGASKVILGLEEGLGGMCVGERREVVIPPHLAHGENGAGAVPRSAVLFFELELVELQKGVPEGYMFVWLGDAPDPLFVAMDLNGDKEVPLEEFSNFIRLQVKGGKGRLRPGVDAESIIKDMFDHQDQNRDGRIVEDELKVKVEEDSKQMRRDEL
- the fkbp10a gene encoding peptidyl-prolyl cis-trans isomerase FKBP10 isoform X2, whose protein sequence is MDRGLQGMCVNERRRITVPPHLAYGSIGTGGIIPPDAVLVYDVLLLDIWSTEDKVQIRTLSKPAGCSRTTAATDFVRYHYNGSLLSGEAFDSSYSKNTTYDTYLGQGDLIKGLDEGLLAMCVGERRIVIIPPFLAYGENGHGATVPPQATLVFEVLMVDVFNPKDDLIVEVKEVPKGCTRRTVTGDYIRYHYNGTFQDGTAFDSSYQRNSTYNTYVGMGYVIRGMDKALQGLCIGEKRRITIPPHLAYGEEGVGDLIPGSAVLVFDIYVIDFHNPKDAVEIKVTQRPQECNMTSEADDLLQYRYNCSLMDGTLLYSSDQFDSPSITTLGASKVILGLEEGLGGMCVGERREVVIPPHLAHGENGAGAVPRSAVLFFELELVELQKGVPEGYMFVWLGDAPDPLFVAMDLNGDKEVPLEEFSNFIRLQVKGGKGRLRPGVDAESIIKDMFDHQDQNRDGRIVEDELKVKVEEDSKQMRRDEL